The Cloacibacterium sp. TD35 region GAACGGATTTACGAACCGCTGATAAGATGGTGCATGAAATGGAAAAAAACCACGCTGGGAATTAATATTTTGGCACTGCTCATCAGTATTCCAATGATAATGAACCTTGGACGTGAGTTTATGCCGCCTTTGGATGAAGGATCCCTGCTCTTTATGCCGGTTACCCTTCCCGATATTTCAAACTCTGAAGCCAAAAGATTACTGCAGGTACAGGATAAAATCATTAAGGGAATTCCGGAAGTGGATCATGTCCTCGGAAAAGCCGGAAGAGCCAACACGGCGACAGATAATTCACCCATCTCCATGATTGAAACCATTATTTTGTTGAAACCGCAAAGCGAATGGCGCGAGGGCAAAACAAAAGATGATCTCATCAATGAGCTGAATGCCAAACTGCAGATTCCAGGCGTAACCAATGGCTGGACCATGCCGATTTCCAACCGAATCAATATGCTTTCAACCGGGATCAGAACGGATGTGGGCGTAAAAGTATACGGACAGAACCTGGACAGTATTGCCGTCCTTTCAGAAAAGATTAAAAAGGAACTCACAGGAATTGAAGGGATCAAGGACATGTATGTCGAACCGATTACCGGCGGAAAATATGTGGACATTCAAGTGAAACGCGAAGAAGTAGGAAGATACGGGCTAAGCGTGGATGATGTAAATGCAGTCGTAGAAAGTGCCCTTGGCGGAATGAAACTAACCACCACCGTCGAAGGCCGACAGCGATTCTCGGTAAACGCCAGGTACGGCCAGGATTTCAGAAATAATCTGGAGTCACTGAGAAGACTGCCTATGCAGACCATGGAATTTGGTTCCATCCCACTGAGTGCAGTGGCGGACATCCGCCTTACAGAAGGTCCACCAATGATTAATTCTGAAAATGCCATGTTACGCGGAACTGTTCTGTTCAACGTCCGTGATCGGGATTTAGGCAGTACCGTAGCAGAAGCACAGAAAAAACTCAACAGCATGGTCACCAAAATGCCTAAAGGCTATTTCGTGGAATGGAGCGGCCAGTATGAAAACCTGATTCGGGGTGAGCAGACCTTAAAAATGATTATGCCACTGGTATTGGTCGTGATTTTCCTCTCCATGTATTTTGCATTCAATTCTTACCGCGAAGCTTTTTTTAATCTCATCAGTATTCCTTTTGCATTAATCGGGGGCGTTTTTATGATTTCGATTTGGGGGGTGAACCTTTCCGTAGCAGTAGCAGTAGGATTTATTGCCCTATTCGGACTTGCGGTGGAAACCGGAATCGTGATGGTCATCTACCTGAACGACGCCATGGTTCAGCTTATTGCAAAAAATGGCAACTCAAGGGAGACCATCACCAATGAAGAACTTCGTGAATATGTCATTCATGGTGCAGCCAAAAGATTAAGACCAAAGATTATGACGGTTTGCGTGACCCTCTTCGGGCTTGTACCCATCCTGTGGAGCCACGGCGTGGGAAGTGATATGATGAAACCAATCGTATTGCCGATGGTTGGTGGTGTTTTCACTTCGGCCATTCATATCCTTTTGGTAACACCAATTATCTTTTATATGCAGAAGGAATGGGAACTGAACAAACTAGGGAAAATTGACGTCCTCGACGCTGCCCATTAATCCTTAAATGATTACAAAATGAAAAAATTAATAATAACAGCAGTACTGGCCTTCCTTTACACTACCATTGATGCTCAGCAAATGTCCCTGCCCGCAGTAATGGACAGTATCGCAGCCAACCATCCGGTGGTTAAAATGTACAATGCCGAAATCCGGTCAATGGATGCTGCCGCAAAAGGAGCAAGAAGCTGGATGCCTCCAACCGTAGGAGCAGGTTTCTTCATGACGCCCTATAATGCAAAACTCTGGCAGCGCGACGGCGATATGCTCGGCATGGGCTCAGTAGCAGTTTCGGTAGAACAGATGTTGCCCAACAGAAAGAAACTCAACGCCAACGAAAATCTGATGAAGGCAATGTCTGCTGTAGAAAAGGAAAAACTTTATGCCGCCCTCAATGAAAACTTTCAGGATGCAAAAAAACTGTATTACAGTTCCATTGTCCTGGATAAAAAGCTGAAGGTCGTTAAGGAAAACGAAAAGATGCTGGATTTCATGATCAGAAACGCCGAGATCCGGTACAAAAACGGACTTTCCAAAATATCCGCCTATTACAAAGCCAAAGCCGCCCTCGGAAGCTCCAAAAACATGCAGCTCATGTACGAGAATGACCTCCGCGTCAACCGGATCCGGTTGAATGCCCTCATGGGAAGAGACCCGCTCGCGCCACTGGAGATTGAACCGGAATACAAC contains the following coding sequences:
- a CDS encoding TolC family protein; translated protein: MKKLIITAVLAFLYTTIDAQQMSLPAVMDSIAANHPVVKMYNAEIRSMDAAAKGARSWMPPTVGAGFFMTPYNAKLWQRDGDMLGMGSVAVSVEQMLPNRKKLNANENLMKAMSAVEKEKLYAALNENFQDAKKLYYSSIVLDKKLKVVKENEKMLDFMIRNAEIRYKNGLSKISAYYKAKAALGSSKNMQLMYENDLRVNRIRLNALMGRDPLAPLEIEPEYNLNDYSLETFGQDLFYQNRSDLRGIDREINIAKLKQDLEKQNLKPEFGVKFENMFGFGGQPMQFSLMLMAKLPFVSWASGMNKANIESLKLKEEALQAQKEMMVNEYSGMAYGMRNELDLNKNQLKLYEDTIIPALKNNYKSMQLGYEQNTEELFMLYDAWEQLNMAQLEYFEILTKALQTQTEIDRLIERR
- a CDS encoding efflux RND transporter permease subunit — protein: MKTNWFKNIFRKKDKEKDSYVKIPEDIRLKIIEKSSLQVSRGVFFSTVIIVVSFLPVFMLTGQEGKLFHPLAYTKTFILIVDAILVLTLAPVLISFFMKGKFKDDNKNPINRGLERIYEPLIRWCMKWKKTTLGINILALLISIPMIMNLGREFMPPLDEGSLLFMPVTLPDISNSEAKRLLQVQDKIIKGIPEVDHVLGKAGRANTATDNSPISMIETIILLKPQSEWREGKTKDDLINELNAKLQIPGVTNGWTMPISNRINMLSTGIRTDVGVKVYGQNLDSIAVLSEKIKKELTGIEGIKDMYVEPITGGKYVDIQVKREEVGRYGLSVDDVNAVVESALGGMKLTTTVEGRQRFSVNARYGQDFRNNLESLRRLPMQTMEFGSIPLSAVADIRLTEGPPMINSENAMLRGTVLFNVRDRDLGSTVAEAQKKLNSMVTKMPKGYFVEWSGQYENLIRGEQTLKMIMPLVLVVIFLSMYFAFNSYREAFFNLISIPFALIGGVFMISIWGVNLSVAVAVGFIALFGLAVETGIVMVIYLNDAMVQLIAKNGNSRETITNEELREYVIHGAAKRLRPKIMTVCVTLFGLVPILWSHGVGSDMMKPIVLPMVGGVFTSAIHILLVTPIIFYMQKEWELNKLGKIDVLDAAH